Proteins from a single region of Streptomyces sp. HUAS 15-9:
- a CDS encoding inositol-3-phosphate synthase: MGSVRVAIVGVGNCAASLVQGVEYYKDADPASKVPGLMHVQFGEYHVRDVEFVAAFDVDAKKVGLDLADAIGASENNTIKICDVPNTGVTVQRGHTLDGLGKYYRLTIEESEAEPVDVVQILKDKQVDVLVCYLPVGSEDAAKFYAQCAIDAKVAFVNALPVFIAGTKEWADKFTEAGVPIVGDDIKSQVGATITHRVMAKLFEDRGVVLDRTMQLNVGGNMDFKNMLERERLESKKISKTQAVTSQIPDRELGEKNVHIGPSDYVAWLDDRKWAYVRLEGRAFGDVPLNLEYKLEVWDSPNSAGVIIDALRAAKIAKDRGIGGPILSASSYFMKSPPVQYFDDEARENVEKFIRGDVER, translated from the coding sequence ATGGGTTCGGTTCGCGTAGCCATCGTCGGCGTGGGCAACTGCGCCGCGTCGCTGGTGCAGGGAGTCGAGTACTACAAGGACGCCGACCCGGCGTCGAAGGTCCCCGGCCTGATGCACGTGCAGTTCGGCGAGTACCACGTCCGTGACGTGGAGTTCGTCGCCGCCTTCGACGTCGACGCGAAGAAGGTCGGCCTCGACCTCGCGGACGCCATCGGCGCCTCCGAGAACAACACCATCAAGATCTGCGACGTGCCCAACACCGGTGTCACCGTCCAGCGCGGCCACACCCTCGACGGTCTCGGCAAGTACTACCGCCTGACCATCGAGGAGTCCGAGGCCGAGCCGGTCGACGTCGTCCAGATCCTGAAGGACAAGCAGGTCGACGTTCTCGTCTGCTACCTGCCCGTCGGTTCCGAGGACGCGGCGAAGTTCTACGCCCAGTGCGCCATCGACGCCAAGGTCGCCTTCGTCAACGCCCTCCCGGTCTTCATCGCCGGCACCAAGGAGTGGGCGGACAAGTTCACCGAGGCGGGCGTCCCGATCGTCGGTGACGACATCAAGTCGCAGGTCGGCGCCACCATCACGCACCGCGTCATGGCGAAGCTGTTCGAGGACCGGGGTGTCGTCCTGGACCGCACGATGCAGCTGAACGTCGGCGGCAACATGGACTTCAAGAACATGCTCGAGCGCGAGCGCCTGGAGTCCAAGAAGATCTCCAAGACGCAGGCCGTCACCTCCCAGATCCCCGACCGGGAGCTCGGCGAGAAGAACGTCCACATCGGCCCGTCCGACTACGTGGCCTGGCTCGACGACCGCAAGTGGGCGTACGTCCGCCTCGAGGGCCGTGCCTTCGGTGACGTCCCGCTGAACCTGGAGTACAAGCTCGAGGTCTGGGACTCCCCGAACTCCGCGGGTGTCATCATCGACGCTCTGCGTGCCGCGAAGATCGCCAAGGACCGCGGGATCGGCGGCCCGATCCTCTCCGCGTCCTCGTACTTCATGAAGTCCCCGCCGGTCCAGTACTTCGACGACGAGGCCCGCGAGAACGTCGAGAAGTTCATCCGCGGCGACGTCGAGCGCTGA
- a CDS encoding MFS transporter, with the protein MPVVRDLRVLLRFRNFRRLLAVRLLSQCADGVYQVALATYVVFSPEKQTSATAIASAMAVLLLPYSLVGPFAGVLLDHWRRRQVFVYGNLLRAVLAAGTAVLMVSQVPDWLFYVSALCVTAVNRFVLAGLSASLPRVVDTERLVMANSVSPTAGTLAATAGGGLAFLVRLVVSDSDAAVVLLGAALYLCASLASLTMAPGLLGPDRDHELPHLGAALVGTARELLAAVRHLAAPQRREAVWALLTMTLMRFCYGALLVMVLMLCRYALSSTPQGGLRLLGLALGMSGAGFFAAALVTPWAAGRLGPGRWIAVCAATAAVLEPALGLPFATVPMLIAAFVLGLTTQGAKIATDTIVQSCVEDGFRGRIFSVYDVLFNVAFVGAAGAAALMLPPDGRSPVLVVTVAVIYGAVAVAMGRFERR; encoded by the coding sequence ATGCCCGTCGTTCGCGACCTGCGCGTCCTGCTCCGCTTCCGGAACTTCCGGCGCCTGCTCGCCGTACGCCTGCTCTCCCAGTGCGCCGACGGGGTCTATCAGGTCGCGCTCGCCACGTACGTCGTCTTCTCCCCGGAGAAACAGACCTCGGCCACCGCGATCGCCTCGGCGATGGCCGTGCTGCTGCTCCCGTACTCGCTCGTCGGCCCCTTCGCGGGCGTCCTGCTGGACCACTGGCGGCGCCGTCAGGTCTTCGTGTACGGCAACCTGTTGCGCGCCGTGCTGGCGGCGGGCACGGCCGTCCTGATGGTCAGCCAGGTGCCGGACTGGCTGTTCTACGTCTCCGCGCTGTGCGTCACGGCCGTCAACCGCTTCGTTCTCGCCGGACTCTCCGCCTCCCTGCCGCGGGTGGTCGACACCGAGCGCCTGGTGATGGCCAACTCCGTCTCCCCGACCGCCGGAACGCTCGCCGCGACCGCCGGCGGCGGTCTCGCCTTCCTCGTACGGCTGGTGGTGTCGGACTCGGACGCCGCGGTGGTCCTGCTGGGCGCCGCCCTCTACCTGTGTGCGTCCCTCGCCTCGCTGACCATGGCTCCCGGACTGCTCGGCCCCGACCGCGACCATGAACTTCCGCACCTGGGCGCGGCGCTTGTGGGCACCGCGCGGGAACTGCTGGCGGCCGTACGGCATCTGGCCGCGCCGCAGCGCCGGGAGGCCGTCTGGGCACTGCTCACGATGACGCTGATGCGCTTCTGCTACGGCGCGCTGCTGGTCATGGTGCTGATGCTGTGCCGGTACGCCCTCTCCTCCACCCCGCAGGGCGGACTCCGCCTGCTGGGGCTCGCGTTGGGGATGTCCGGTGCCGGCTTCTTCGCGGCGGCCCTGGTGACGCCCTGGGCGGCCGGACGGCTAGGCCCCGGGCGCTGGATCGCCGTGTGTGCCGCGACGGCCGCGGTCCTGGAACCGGCCCTCGGACTGCCCTTCGCCACCGTCCCCATGCTGATCGCGGCCTTCGTCCTGGGACTGACCACCCAGGGGGCGAAAATCGCCACGGACACGATCGTGCAGTCCTGCGTCGAGGACGGCTTCCGTGGCCGGATCTTCTCCGTTTACGACGTTCTGTTCAACGTCGCCTTCGTCGGCGCCGCCGGGGCAGCCGCCTTGATGCTCCCGCCGGACGGCCGCTCCCCGGTCCTGGTGGTCACGGTCGCCGTCATCTACGGAGCGGTTGCTGTGGCTATGGGCCGCTTTGAGCGCCGGTAA
- a CDS encoding LppU/SCO3897 family protein — protein MTTPPPQGQNPFAQGQAPYPPQPGAPQAGAPYAPVPPQQPKRSVRQYLRIGGIIVGLIVVAGGWYLNHNNDDAKKLAVGDCLTNNGTDSDVKVKQLDCSDPKADYKVLKKDGSTSVSTIACQSVKGTTAALEWKEGSDSFVLCLGDNK, from the coding sequence GTGACTACTCCGCCGCCCCAGGGCCAGAACCCGTTCGCACAGGGCCAGGCCCCGTACCCGCCGCAGCCGGGAGCGCCGCAGGCGGGCGCGCCGTACGCTCCGGTGCCCCCACAGCAGCCGAAGCGCAGCGTCAGGCAGTACCTGCGCATAGGCGGCATCATCGTCGGCCTCATCGTCGTTGCCGGCGGCTGGTACCTCAACCACAACAACGACGACGCCAAGAAGCTGGCTGTCGGGGACTGCCTGACGAACAACGGAACCGACAGCGATGTGAAGGTCAAGCAGCTGGACTGCAGCGACCCGAAGGCGGACTACAAGGTCCTCAAGAAGGACGGCAGCACCAGCGTGTCCACGATCGCCTGCCAGTCCGTCAAGGGAACGACCGCTGCCCTTGAGTGGAAGGAAGGCAGCGACTCGTTCGTTCTCTGCCTCGGAGACAACAAGTAG
- a CDS encoding CCA tRNA nucleotidyltransferase → MPNANEDSPNALNQVQQRAVSELLRVAPVADDLARRFHEAGFSLALVGGSVRDALLGRLGNDLDFTTDARPEDVLKIVRPWADAVWEVGIAFGTVGAQKDARVGDADRCFQIEVTTYRSEAYDRTSRKPEVSYGDSIEEDLVRRDFTVNAMAVALPEKEFIDPHGGLEDLASRVLRTPGTPEDSFSDDPLRMMRAARFAAQLDFEVAPEVVTAMKDMSGRLEIVSAERVRDELNKLILSAYPRKGLRLLVDTGLADHVLPELPALRLERDEHHRHKDVYEHTLIVLEQAMALEEAGPDLTLRLAALLHDIGKPRTRRFEKDGRVSFHHHEVVGAKMTKKRMTALKYSNELVKDVSRLVELHLRFHGYGTGEWTDSAVRRYVRDAGPLLDRLHKLTRSDCTTRNKRKAAALSRAYDGLEERIAQLQEQEQLDSIRPDLDGNQIMEILGVGPGPTVGKAYKHMLELRLEHGPMEYDTAVTALKEWWAEQG, encoded by the coding sequence GGCTCGGTCCGCGATGCGCTGCTCGGCCGGCTCGGCAACGACCTGGACTTCACCACCGATGCCCGTCCCGAGGACGTACTGAAGATCGTGCGGCCGTGGGCGGACGCCGTATGGGAGGTCGGGATCGCCTTCGGCACGGTGGGGGCGCAGAAGGATGCCCGCGTCGGAGACGCTGATCGGTGCTTTCAGATCGAGGTGACCACCTACCGGTCGGAGGCGTACGACCGGACCTCGCGCAAGCCCGAGGTGTCGTACGGCGACTCCATCGAGGAGGACCTCGTCCGGCGTGACTTCACGGTGAACGCGATGGCCGTGGCGTTGCCGGAGAAGGAGTTCATCGACCCGCACGGCGGGCTCGAGGACCTCGCGTCACGGGTGCTGCGCACCCCGGGCACGCCCGAGGACTCCTTCTCGGACGATCCGCTGCGGATGATGCGCGCCGCGCGCTTCGCCGCCCAGCTGGACTTCGAGGTCGCCCCCGAGGTCGTCACGGCGATGAAGGACATGTCCGGCCGCCTCGAGATCGTGTCGGCGGAGCGGGTCCGGGACGAGCTGAACAAGCTGATCCTGTCCGCGTACCCGCGCAAGGGCCTCAGGCTTCTGGTCGACACCGGTCTGGCCGACCACGTCCTGCCGGAGCTGCCCGCGCTGCGCCTGGAGCGTGACGAGCACCATCGGCACAAGGACGTCTACGAGCACACGCTGATCGTCCTGGAGCAGGCGATGGCCCTGGAGGAGGCCGGTCCTGACCTGACCCTCCGCCTGGCCGCCCTGCTGCACGACATCGGCAAGCCGCGCACGCGCCGTTTCGAGAAGGACGGCCGAGTCTCGTTCCATCACCACGAGGTGGTCGGAGCGAAGATGACCAAGAAGCGCATGACGGCCCTCAAGTACTCCAATGAGCTGGTGAAGGACGTCTCGCGTCTGGTCGAACTCCACCTGCGCTTCCATGGCTATGGCACCGGTGAGTGGACGGACTCCGCGGTCCGCCGCTACGTCCGCGACGCGGGACCGCTTCTCGACCGGCTCCACAAACTGACCCGCTCCGACTGCACCACCCGCAACAAGCGCAAGGCCGCCGCACTGTCCCGGGCGTACGACGGCCTGGAGGAGCGCATTGCCCAGCTCCAGGAGCAGGAGCAGCTCGACTCGATCCGCCCGGACCTCGACGGCAACCAGATCATGGAAATCCTGGGCGTAGGACCGGGCCCGACGGTGGGCAAGGCCTACAAGCACATGCTGGAGCTCCGCCTGGAGCACGGTCCGATGGAGTACGACACGGCGGTGACGGCACTCAAGGAGTGGTGGGCCGAGCAGGGCTGA